The window AGGAAGCCAACGCACGATCAGTATGCGCAGTAAAGAAGGATCAAGCGATTATCGTTATTTCCCAGAACCGGATCTCCCCCCGATTAAAGTGTCGAAAGCTCAGTTAGAGCAATGGCAATCAGAACTACCGGAACTACCGGCTCAAAAACGGCATCGCTATCAAGAGGAGTTGGGTTTATCGGCTTATGATACCAATGTTTTAACAGACGATCGCGCTGTCGCCGAATATTTTGAAACGGTAGTTGCCAATAAAGCGGATCCCAAACAAGTCGCTAACTGGGTGACCCAAGATATTGCCGCTTATCTGAATGAGAATAAGCTCAAAATTACTGAACTGCCTTTGACACCCAACGGGCTGGCAGAATTAGTCAATTTGATTGACCAAGGAACCATCAGTGGCAAAATTGCCAAAGAAATTCTTCCAGAACTCCTCACGCAAGGCGGTTCCCCGAAAGCATTAGTGGAAAGTAAGGGCTTAACCCAAATTTCCGATAGCAGTGAGTTGGAAGGAATTATTGATCAAGTTTTAGCCGATCATCCCGAAGAAGTTGAAAAATATCGTGGCGGTAAGAAAAAACTGCAAGGCTTCTTTGTCGGTCAAGTGATGAAACGCACGAGTGGACGTGCGGATCCAAAATTAACCAATCAACTCCTAGGGAAGAAATTAAACGGTTGATCACTGCATATCAAGGATGACAGAGTAATATAATGACCAGTTAGGTCAAGAGTAGAGAGAAGAAGAAGGGAGTTGAACTCTGCTCTCACTCTGTCTCCCCCTTGCCCCGATTTGAAAATTAAAATGAACGATTATCAAGTGATCCCCGGTGGAGTAACTGCGCCCAAGGGATTCCAAGCAGCAGGGATTACAGCCGGTTTAAAAGCGTCTGGACAGCCAGATCTCGCTTTAATTGTATCTGAAACCAGCGCGATCGCGGCTGGCGTTTTTACCACTTCCCAAGTGCGAGCCGCTTGTGTGGATTATTGTCGGCAACAACTGCAAAAAAAAGGCTCAGCACGGGCACTTCTCTGTAATTCTGGACAAGCCAATGCCGCAACCGGCGAACAAGGTTGGCAAGATGCCCTAGAAACGGCTCAGTTATTGGGGCAAGCCCTGAAAATTGAGCCGGATGAAATCTTGCTTGCTTCCACAGGTGTCATTGGTCAACGGATGAAGATGTCTGCTTTTCGGGACGGCATTTCCCCCTTAGTAGCCGCCTTATCAGAAACGGGCAGTGATGATGCAGCGCAAGCGATTCTCACCACTGACTTAGTGACCAAATCAATCGCGCTGGAAACCACGATTGCGAATCGTCCGGTCCGGATTGGGGGAATTGCTAAAGGGTCAGGGATGATTCATCCGAATATGGCAACCCTGTTAGCGTTTATCACTTGTGATGCTGCAGTTGCCACCCCCCTCTGGCAAGAAATGGTACAACGGTCAGCCCAGCGCAGTTTTAATCAGATTACCGTTGATGGCGATACTAGTACCAATGATGCTTTGATTGCTCTGGCGAATGGTCAGTCTCGCACCCCAGCCATTACAGAAAAAGGGAAAGCTGCCGAGGAACTCGAAGCAATGCTGACTAGCGTTTGTCAACACTTAGCTAAAGCGATTGCTCGGGATGGAGAAGGCGCAACTTGTTTAATTGAGGTTCAAGTTACCGGTGCCCCTGATGAAAGTGCAGCGCAGCAGGTGGCAAAAACCATTGCGGGGTCTTCTCTGGTGAAATCAGCTATTTTTGGGCGCGATCCCAACTGGGGAAGAATTGCCGCAGCAGCCGGACGCGCAGGGGTTCTTTTTGAACAAGACCATTTAAAGATTAAGCTCGGAAATTTCTTGCTTCTCGAAAAAGGTCAACCCGTAAACTTTGATCAAGCAGCAGCGAGTGATTATCTCAAACAAGCCGCAAATGGAGCCTACTTAAAAGAAGATACAGTTCTCATTCAGGTTGATTTGGGGGCGGGAGAAGCAACAGGTCAAGCCTGGGGGTGCGATCTCAGTTATGACTATGTCCGCATTAATGCTGAATATACCACTTAGACTGTTATGTACTCAGCAACAGAAAGTTCCCTGAAAGCATTTCTAGCGCAACCCAATATCGAAGCATCTCCCGCTTGGGAATTAATTAATGGGCGGACGATACAAAAACCCATGCCCACTTTATTCCACTCTCGACTCCAACATAATTTGGTCAACTACATTAATCTGCATACCGAGGAATTGGAGGCAATTCAAGAACTACGGTGTATCATTCCTCCTTATTCGCCAGTTCCAGATATTGCGGTTATTGCCTGTTCAAGACTGCCAGAAGAAGATGGACCTTTTTCCGGTGCGCCAGACTGGTTGATTGAGATTCGTTCTCCTGATCAAAGCACTCTTGATTTGCAGAGTAAAATTCTCCACTGTCTTAACCATGGCACTCAACTGGCTTGGTTGATTGATATCAATCGCCAGCAAATCTGGGTTTGGCAAGGGGATGATTTACCCTCGATCTATTCTGAAGCACAGCTTCTCCCCACCTTGGGCAATTTACCCGAATTGAGGGTGCAAGATGTCATGGCAATGACACAGCGCTCCTAAAACCACTAGCAGGGCAATTTACGCTTTTAAAATTAAATGGGTTGCCCAAATCGCTGCCACTAAAGCTAAGAGAGTCAGCCAAATGGGATAACTAGCACGGATTGATTGACGCTGATGGTTCGTGATCCGCTCAACATCAATCCAAGGAATAATTCCCCGGCGCAGCCACCCCGATACAATAACTGGCTGTCCAATCCATTCATTAGGACGAGGAAACCCAGGGAGAAGATTACCTATGATTCCAAGACGAGAAGAAAAATGTAAGAAAATACTTCCGGTTTCCGTTTGCAAGATTAAATCTTGTCCCAACCCATTACGGTTCCCACTGCGTCCGATTAATTGACCACTGATCCGCAGAGAATGGACGGCTTGGGGATGCTTAATTTGGGTTAACC of the Cyanobacteria bacterium GSL.Bin1 genome contains:
- a CDS encoding Uma2 family endonuclease, with product MYSATESSLKAFLAQPNIEASPAWELINGRTIQKPMPTLFHSRLQHNLVNYINLHTEELEAIQELRCIIPPYSPVPDIAVIACSRLPEEDGPFSGAPDWLIEIRSPDQSTLDLQSKILHCLNHGTQLAWLIDINRQQIWVWQGDDLPSIYSEAQLLPTLGNLPELRVQDVMAMTQRS
- the argJ gene encoding bifunctional ornithine acetyltransferase/N-acetylglutamate synthase, producing MNDYQVIPGGVTAPKGFQAAGITAGLKASGQPDLALIVSETSAIAAGVFTTSQVRAACVDYCRQQLQKKGSARALLCNSGQANAATGEQGWQDALETAQLLGQALKIEPDEILLASTGVIGQRMKMSAFRDGISPLVAALSETGSDDAAQAILTTDLVTKSIALETTIANRPVRIGGIAKGSGMIHPNMATLLAFITCDAAVATPLWQEMVQRSAQRSFNQITVDGDTSTNDALIALANGQSRTPAITEKGKAAEELEAMLTSVCQHLAKAIARDGEGATCLIEVQVTGAPDESAAQQVAKTIAGSSLVKSAIFGRDPNWGRIAAAAGRAGVLFEQDHLKIKLGNFLLLEKGQPVNFDQAAASDYLKQAANGAYLKEDTVLIQVDLGAGEATGQAWGCDLSYDYVRINAEYTT